A single window of Neospora caninum Liverpool complete genome, chromosome XII DNA harbors:
- a CDS encoding putative glutamic acid-rich protein has translation MANRRSESPSAAATRDGCPTAFGSFPPVTAGFPASGELPRLLGNRAEAPTFGHRPSPLSPAASVSRPSSPGEDCLPWRRESSLAFSLTEDTRVAEETPESHGAVEKGKGWRGRAVRATKTGTAGGAQSKQAASRAGAGTPETAETVEGGQGEKREEETRGSGHLWTLSSTHDGHVQRRGNEDGNLAPVGQSLRDALEREITRDADRMETRTPEDKLFKTLAPAGREEEPRWNKALGESPVVTDEHGVGDLCEAEEATGRDGLRLDSILCGHDTASIDDIRMLLVRSQMDPSVAQKVVYNLKARESVIEHMVGYLAFLLERAVEGRREVDPMKESDFEAFASAAGSVPPANEDGREEAAELCSHQEDEDEHDEDEQDEDEQDEDEQDEDEQDEDEHDEDEHDEDEHDEDEHDEDEDTEEKDNGDLTSTHVSFSSVPKHFPESFRQPETQEQAAHVSYASSPSSASRSCVSPSSSSSPCPVSPWSPSCLRRHAAGGEEAQEGRDGLGVSATATPPSEGETEERVNGAASPRKTAKQKEEKIAEPGLERKQRESRKKDKDEAGGRQRGAAARVSIAEWERALHSHREKVEFLTQLMQHVKALLLGKKRGSSGDRDAERGEELGKENPDIGTQKSRDPTSDISGDLVELLRTSCLDHQAALSDLVYAAERIRVKGEERGTVAPGDEAGDGDRRKDRRETGGTEKRENEDEGATEKDRRRQIRPQTPEETPEETAASLCNGSLFRERPTKRGSVSPAQPHNSSGASGPSAGASASCPSSPPAAPASSSSRVPAPPGHVLAASPSQPALVGPAGLQRHSGPPRSPSLSFLPPPPADSSRLTSGQAVAFSSFGPPEPRLGTRRVPPPPPFPPPQTVSFSPAPHARGCAYSSPIRAAWAGSTPALAISPRPQRPQRPPSPPVGSGPRAYSPRAGFPPPPPSPPQPPPRPTPASPHAPWSRGASDGAGPPGGASHSKSPQEVPAPPCFPPGISPPRGGAHGRRGSDAGDTGPVPASGPVPSSGPAARPSPLSAAPPFPSSSPAPPLPSADGGCVRPPPPQVGLFGRLSSPPRLATSPRLRSQAQVGSEGGTVRRERAPGNASRKGDTCRGRREEERGPKGGALRAGTSFTARPSPTPEVRNGFSASVNHAEASSSFSTSMAALTSRASALSLFSSGGALASSSVSASPTRGNSAPADERSPVVDQEKLYLLLLLLRSQGGQEGGSREGESRQDTRARERAAPRSVTNLAASVFSSHRAPRPGTGEAEEGGRRNTSLGFADPACPSVSALSACSPQKTGKHGLLHARDSAEGRGERGRGDVFTGTCDEGRAGEREEKSLRHCLAADVFPGKQRLHTENERKGRNLNSDGKGERVRDASVYSLPAHMQVAGLAARLRGNFSEAHRNGLSLGMGTASGVRHPSADDEGLRCSGVSVQSNHPQVVTRPRTASDSLVTSQVFQNVFTPASPLGDAWPSHTRSVRSSLPPGAHRSGALSARLLEDRFAPPPPPPPPPTASPASLSTSLSLSSSAGMMGCLRASAAGLPPSVASLSFSGDGVDLE, from the exons aTGGCGAACAGGCGTTCAGAGTCGCCCAGTGCCGCAGCAACTCGCGACGGCTGCCCCACGGCTTTCGGGTCATTCCCTCCCGTGACTGCAGGCTTTCCCGCGTCCGGCGAGCTTCCGCGCTTGCTGGGAAAtcgcgcggaggcgccgaccTTCGGGCACCGcccgtcgccgctgtctccagcagcctctgtctcgcgcccttcgtctcccggcGAGGACTGCTTGCCGTGGAGGCGCGAGTCgagtctcgccttctcgctgacGGAAGACACCCGCGTGGCGGAAGAGACTCCTGAGAGCCACGGCGCagtggagaagggaaagggttggcgaggccgcgcagtACGCGCCACGAAAACGGGGACGGCTGGAGGCGCGCAGAGCAAGCAGGCCGCGTCGCGCGCAGGCGCAGGTACAcccgagacggcggagaccgTCGAGGggggacagggagagaaacgcgaagaagagacacgcgggaGTGGCCATTTGTGGACGTTGTCGAGCACACACGATGGACACGTacagagacggggaaacgAAGATGGAAACCTTGCGCCTGTAGGACAAAGCTTACGGGACGCGTTGGAGCGGGAGATAACGCGCGACGCAGATCGGATGGAGACGCGGACGCCCGAGGACAAACTGTTTAAAACCTTGGCGCCTGCAGGTCGTGAGGAAGAGCCACGCTGGAACAAAGCTTTAGGGGAGTCTCCCGTCGTGACGGATGAACACGGCGTGGGTGATCTgtgcgaggcagaagaggcgacagggcGAGACGGGCTCCGCCTCGATTCGATCCTCTGTGGGCACGACACCGCGAGCATAGACGACATTCGCATGCTGCTGGTGAGAAGCCAGATGGATCCGTCCGTCGCGCAAAAGGTCGTCTACAATCTTAAG GCACGCGAGAGCGTCATCGAGCACATGGTGGGGTACTTGGCCTTCCTCTTGGAGCGGGCCGTGGAAGGCCGCCGCGAGGTGGATCCGATGAAGGAAAGCGATTTCGAGgctttcgcctccgcggcggGCTCCGTTCCGCCGGCGAAcgaagacgggcgagaggaagcagcggagCTCTGCAGCCAccaagaagacgaagacgaacacgacgaagacgaacaagacgaagacgaacaagacgaagacgaacaagacgaagacgaacaagacgaagacgaacacgacgaagacgaacacgacgaagacgaacaTGACGAAGATGAacacgacgaagacgaagacaccgAGGAGAAGGATAACGGCGATCTCACGTCCACGCAtgtctcgttctcgtctgTTCCCAAGCATTTCCCCGAGTCGTTTCGACAACCGGAGACACAAGAACAGGCCGCGCACGTCTCGtatgcgtcttctccttcatcgGCGTCGCGTTCGTgtgtttcgccttcttcttcttcttctccctgccccgtttctccctgGTCGCCGTCGTGTCTGAGGAGACACgccgcgggaggcgaggaagcgcaggaGGGCAGAGATGGACTGGGCGTCAGTGCGACGGCAACAC CTCCGTCCGAGggcgaaacggaggagagagtgaACGGCGCAGCAAGTCCTCGGAAGACtgcgaagcagaaggaagagaagatcgCCGAGCCTGGGCTGGAGCGGAAGCAGCGCGAGAGccgaaagaaagacaaggacgAAGCCGGcggacggcagagaggcgctgcggcCCGCGTCTCGATTGCGGAGTGGGAGAGAGCGCTGCACAGTCACAGAGAGAAAGTCGAGTTTCTGACGCAACTCATGCAG CACGTGAAGGCTCTGCTcctgggaaagaagagaggttCTTCTGGCGACCGGGACgcggagcgaggcgaagagctCGGGAAGGAAAACCCAGACATCGGCACGCAGAAATCGCGCGATCCGACAAGCGACATCAGCGGCGACCTCGTGGAGCTGTTGCGAACGTCGTGTTTAGACCACCAGGCAGCGCTCAGCGACTTGGTCTATGCAGCGGAGAGGATTCGGGTCAAG GGGGAGGAGCGGGGCACTGTCGCGCCGGgggacgaggcgggagacggcgaccgcCGGAAagaccggagagagacaggaggcacagaaaaaagagagaacgaggacgagggcgcTACGGAGAAGGACAGACGCAGGCAAATCCGTCCTCAAACGCCCGAGGAAACCCCCGAGGAAACGGCCGCGTCCCTG TGCAacggctctctcttccgcgaaCGGCCGACGAAGCGTGGCTCGGTCTCTCCGGCTCAGCCGCATAATTCCTCAGGCGCGTCTGGCCCCTCAGCGGGCGCTTCGGCTTCTtgtccgtcttcgcctccggcggcgcctgcgtcgagCTCCTCGCGGGTCCCCGCGCCGCCGGGGCACGTACtggctgcctcgccgtctcagCCCGCGCTTGTGGGGCCTGCGGGCTTGCAACGGCATTCGGGCCCGCCTCGCagtccttcgctctcgtttctgccgccgcctccggcgGACTCGAGCAGACTCACTTCGGGACAGgccgtcgcgttttcctccttcgGGCCTCCGGAACCCAGACTGGGGACTCGGCGCGTCCCGCCGCCGCCACCGTTCCCGCCGCCCCAAActgtgtctttttccccgGCCCCGCATGCACGGGGGTGCGCCTACTCGTCGCCGATCCGAGCTGCGTGGGCGGGCTCAACACCGGCTCTCGCTATCTCGCCGAGGCCCCAGAGACCTCAGCGgcccccgtcgccgccggTCGGCTCTGGCCCGCGGGCCTACAGCCCCCGCGCGGGCTTTCCCCCGCCCCCACCGTCCCCGCCGCAGCCCCCTCCAAGGCCCACGCCCGCGTCGCCGCATGCGCCCTGGAGCCGCGGGGCCAGCGACGGAGCGGGGCCGCCGGGCGGCGCTTCCCACTCGAAGAGCCCACAGGAAGTGCCGGCGCCTCCTTGCTTTCCTCCCGGGATTTCGCCGCCGAGAGGAGGGGCGCACGGTCGCCGGGGGTCTGACGCAGGCGACACTGGGCCTGTCCCCGCCTCTGGGCCTGTCCCCTCCTCTGGGCCTGCGGCGCGTCCTTCGCCCCTTTCGGCGGCCCcgcccttcccttcttcgtcccctgCGCCGCCCCTGCCGTCGGCCGACGGTGGCTGCGTTCGGCCTCCACCGCCGCAGGTTGGACTCTTTGGgcgcctgtcttctcctccgcgcTTGGCGacttcgcctcgcctgcgctcccAGGCGCAAGTCGGTTCAGAAGGCGGGACTGTCAGGCGTGAGCGGGCCCCAGGGAATGCGTCTCGCAAAGGCGACACCTGCAGGGGtcggagggaagaggagagaggaccgAAGGGAGGGGCTCTTCGGGCCGGGACGTCGTTCACGGCGCGGCCGAGTCCGACTCCAGAAGTCCGGAATGGGTTCAGCGCGAGTGTGAATCACGCGGAAGCGAGTTCGTCGTTCTCGACCTCGATGGCTGCCTTGACCTCACGAGCTTcggcgctctctctgttttcgtcaGGAGgggctctcgcgtcttcctcggttTCGGCTTCTCCGACGCGCGGCAACTCCGCACCTGCTGACGAGCGCTCGCCCGTGGTGGATCAGGAGAAACTGTATCTTCTCCTGCTGCTTCTGCGGTCGCAGGGCGGTCAGGAGGGAGGCTCCAGGGAAGGCGAGTCTCGCCAGGACACgcgggcgcgagagagagcggcccCGCGGTCCGTGACGAACCTCGctgcttctgtcttctcgtcgcACCGGGCGCCGCGACCAGGAaccggcgaggccgaggagggCGGCCGCAGAAACACGTCACTCGGCTTCGCTGATCCCGCCTGTCCGAGCGTCTCGGCCCTCTCGGCCTGCTCGCcacagaaaacagggaaGCACGGattgctgcatgcgcgtgaCAGTGCAGAGGGGAGAGgtgagagaggccgaggggACGTGTTCACGGGGACGTGCGACGAAGGACGCGCTGGtgagcgggaagagaagagtTTGCGCCACTGTTTGGCAGCCGACGTGTTTCCAGGCAAACAGCGCTTGCACACAGAGAACGAACGAAAGGGGCGAAATCTGAATTCggacgggaaaggagagcgtGTGCGCGACGCGTCCGTGTACTCCCTTCCCGCCCACATGCAAGTTGCGGGGCTGGCGGCGAGGCTTCGAGGGAACTTCTCCGAGGCGCATCGCAATGGCCTTAGCCTAGGAATGGGGACCGCCTCTGGGGTGCGACACCCCAGCGCAGATGATGAGGGCCTGCGCTGTTCcggggtgtctgtacagtcAAATCACCCCCAAGTGGTAACGCGCCCACGCACAGCCAGCGATTCTTTGGTGACATCTCAGGTTTTCCAGAATGTGTTcacgcctgcctcgcccctcggCGATGCGTGGCCGTCTCACACTCGAAGTGTTCGCAGTTCGTTGCCTCCTGGTGCCCACCGGAGCGGAGCCTTATCGGCTCGTTTGCTCGAAGACAGATTCGCCCCTCCGCCGCCCCCTCCCCCGCCTCCCACAgcttctcctgcttcgctgtcgacttcgctttctctctcttcttctgcggggATGATGGGGTGCTTGCGGGCCTCGGCGGCGGGCCTGCCGCCTTCGGTCGCTAGCTTGTCCTTTTCTGGAGACGGGGTGGATCTGGAGTGA